The Streptomyces uncialis genomic interval CGCCGCAGCGGGCTTCGCGCTCCAGGCGATCTGCCGCGCCGCCGACGGCACCGTCCTCGCCACCGCCGGTCTGCCGGGCGGACACGTCCAGTGGCTCGGTGACGACCTGCCCGACGGTGTCACCCACGACGCCCTGCACAGCGTCGAGATCACCGGGACGTTCACCCCCCGCGAGTCCGGCGAGCACACCTTCGGCACCCGCGGCCACGGCGCCCTCACCCTCACCGTCGACGGCCGGGAACTGCACTCCGGCGACGACTCCACCGGCGCCGGAGACGACCCCTTCGCCGCGTTCTTCGGCGAGGCGAGGGAACGCGGCCACGTCACCCTCACCGAAGGCGTGGACGTCCCGGTGTCCCTGCGGTTCACCCCCAAGGCGAACACCTCCGCCCCACTGGCCGGGGTGGTGTTCTCCCTGCTGCACCTCGGACCCCGCCGCGACCCCGCCGACCTCGTCGCGGAGGCCGTCCGCGCGGCCCGCGCCGCCGACACCGCCGTCGTGGTCGTCGCCACCACCGAACGCGTCGAGTCCGAGGGCTTCGACCGCACCGGCCTCGCCCTGCCCGGCCACCAGGACGAACTCGTCCGCGCCGTCGCCGCCGCCAACCCCCGGACCGTGGTCGTCGTCAACTCCGGGGCCCCCGTGGAACTCCCCTGGCAGAGCGACGTACCGGCCGTCCTGCTGACCTGGTTCCCCGGCCAGGAGGGCGGCGCCGCACTGGCCGATGTCCTCCTCGGTGCCGAGGAGCCCGGCGGACGCCTGCCCACCACCTGGGGCACCCTCGCCGACACCCCGGTCACCCGGGTGGTCCCCGAGGACGGCGTCCTCGACTACACGGAGGACGTGTTCATCGGGTACACCGCCTGGGAACGCGCCGGAGCCTGGCCCGTCCACCCCTTCGGACACGGCCTCGGCTACACCGACTGGACCTACGAGTCGCTCACCGTCGAGGGCGAGGCGCCCGACGCGCTCACCGTGCGGGTACGGGTCCGCAACACCGGGCTCCGCGCCGGACGCGAGGTCGTCCAGGTGTACCTCGCCCCCGCCGACCCGGCCCGCCACGGACGGCCCGCCCGCCGCCTCGCGGGATTCGCCGGGGTCGAGGCGGCGCCCGGCGGGACGGCCGAAGCCGTGATCACCGTGGCCCGCCGCGCGTTCGAGGTCTGGGACGAGCAGACCGTGGGCTGGTACCTCGCGGACGGCCCGTACACCGTCGAAGCGGGCCGCTCCGTCGCCGACCTGCGGCTGCGGGCGGACCTCAAGGTCTGAGAACGGTTCCGCGCGGGCGCCCGCACCGGGCCCCGCGCGGTCCACCCCCGGCACACCGGACGCGCCCCGCGACCGCCAGGACGCGGGCAGTGTCAGGACGCGGACGCTGTCAGGACGCGGGCGGCGTACGGGAGGTCACCTTGCGGTAGGCGATCTCCGCCAGCCGCGACTGACCGTCCTTGCTCGGGTGGAACCAGTCCCAGGTGCTCAGCTGCGTGTCGTCGAACCGGTACCCGAACACCGCGCCCCCGTCGTAACGGCACCGCAGATCCTTCGCACAGACCTCCTTGAGGGCCGTGTTGTACCGCACCACCTGCTCCCGCACCCGGTCCCGCCGCGCCTGCGACTTGCTGTCCAGCGCGTCCGAGTCCTTCAGCATCGACGGGCAGATCCCCAGCTTCCACACCTCCTTGCCCAGCGCGTTCCCCCGGCCCGCCTCCCACAGCCGCTTCAGGTCCGGCACGCTCGCCACGTACACCTGCGACGTGGGCGACGTCCGCCGGAGCGTGCGCATCGCCTGCTCGAAGTCCGCGCGGAAGTCCTCCACCGGGGTCATCGCCGCCACCGACGACCGGCACGCGTCATTGGCCCCCGCCAGCACCGTCACCAGCCCCGGCTTGTGCGCCGCCGCCTGCCGCATCTGCTCCGGCAGATCCACCATCCGGGCCCCGGTCCGCGCGTAGTTCCAGCTCCGCCGCTCCGCACCCGTCCGGCCCAGCAGCCGGACCGCCAGACTGCGGACCGTCGCGTCGGAACCGGTCGCCCAGGACGCCTCCGGACAGTCCGACAGCACCGAGCAGGCGTCGAACGCCCGGGTGATCGAGTCCCCGATCGCCGCCATCGACCGGGGACTGCGGTCCCACAGCCGCTTCGGTTTCGCCTTGTCCGACGCGCTGAACGGAGCGGGCTCGTCACCGCCCACCGCGTCGCACCCGCTCAGTCCCACGACCCCCGCCAGCACCGCCGCGGCCGTCACCACGGCCTTCCGCGAACCCCGGCCGGCCGGGCCTGGACGGTGTCTACGCCTGCGCATCTCCGGCTCCCCTCTGTCGCCTTGCACGACGTGCTGACGGCCCCCAGGGTTGAGCCGCCAGGAAAACCATGACCCGCGACACCCCGCGGAAGCCGTGGCCGGCACCTCCGACCGGGTGTCCGGGGCACGTCCCCGAGAGTGAAAGCCCGGGGCTCGCGACGGGCGGGACCGACGGTACGTCACCCTCCGCGCCCCGCCGCACGGTAGCCTCGGCCCCGAGGTGCCCGTCACTGCCCCTCCAGGCCGTGACAGGGCGGGCTTGCCGTCCCCGTGGCACCGAGCAGCTGAGGTTCCGGTAAATTACATCACGTCACATCTGTCTGTTTTCATTGGCTTTCCGCTGGTTCTGAGGAAAAATCGCTCGGCACGGGCGCGAGGCCGCCGGACCAGGCGACCCTCGCCCCACCCTGGAGGTCCCGGTGACGACACGTGGAGTCCTGTACGTGCACTCCGCACCGCGCGCGCTGTGCCCGCACGTCGAATGGGCGGTAGCGGGCGTACTCGGAGCGCGCGTCAACCTCGACTGGATCAGGCAGCCCGCCGCACCGGGCACCTGGCGGTCCGAGTTCTCCTGGCGGGGCGAGGTCGGCACCGCCTCCAAACTCGCCTCCGCGCTGCGCGGCTGGGACCTGCTGCGCTTCGAGGTCACCTCGGAACCCTGCGCCAGCGCCGAGGGCGAGCGCTACAGCTCCACCCCCGACCTCGGCATCTTCCACGCCGTCACCGGCATCCACGGCGACATCCTCATCCCCGAGGACCGCCTGCGCGCCGCCCTCGCCCGCTCCCAGCGCGACGAGACCGACCTGGAGGCCGAGATCGCCAAACTCCTCGGCAAACCCTGGGACGACGAACTCGAACCCTTCCGCTACGCAGGCGAAGGCGCCCCCGTCCGCTGGCTCCACCAGGTCGTCTGACCCCCACGGACCGGTCGCGCGGCCAACCGCGCAGATCACGAGGGCGCACCCGCACCCGTAGGACTACCGAGTGGGGCAGCCCCCAGGGGCGCGGGGAACTGCGCAAAAACGCGAGGACGCACCCGCACCCGAATAACCTCCGAGTGGGGCACCTCCCAGGGGCGCGGGGAACTGCGCAAAACGCGAGAGCGCACCCGCACCCGTAGAACCCCCGAGTGGGGCAGCATCCAGGGGCGCGGGGAACTGCGCACCCACGAACGACCCGCACAGGGCCAACCGCGCTCAGCCGAGGAAACCCCGGCCCCCGCCAGGACCTCCGGGGACGGCGAAAGGGACCCCCACCACCAGGCGGAGGCCCCTGCACCACGGGCAGCAGGCGCGAAGCGCCGGCTAGACCGATCGAAACGCCAGCACGACGTTGTGCCCACCGAACCCGAACGAGTCGTTCAACGCGGCGATCCGCCCCGGCGGCAACGCCCGGGCCTCCCCCCGCACCACATCCGCCTCGACCTCGGGATCAAGATTGTCGATGTTGATCGTCGGCGGAGCCGTCCGGTGGTACAGCGCCAGGACCGACGCCACGGTCTCGACCCCGCCCGCGCCCCCCAGCAGATGCCCCGTCATCGACTTCGTCGCCGAGATCGCCATGTGGTCGACATCGTCGCCGAACACCTTCCGCAGCGCCTTGACCTCCGCGACATCACCCTGCGGGGTGGACGTCGCGTGCGCGTTCACATGCACGATCTCCGCCGGCTTCAGATCCGACGCGTCCATCAGATGGTGCAGCGCGCGCGCGATCCCGCTGCCGGAGGGCTCCGGCTGCGTGATGTGGTGCGCGTCCGACGAGATGCCCTGGCCGACGGCCTCCGCGTAGATCCGGGCACCCCGGGCCTTCGCGTGCTCCTCGGACTCCAGGACGACGACGCCCGCGCCCTCGCCCATCACGAACCCGTTGCGGTCCGCGTCGTACGGACGCGAGGCCCCTTCCGGGTTGTCGTTGCTCTTCGACATCGCCATCATGTTGCCGAACGCGACGATCGGCAGCGGATGGATCGACGCCTCCGTACCACCGGCCACCACGACGTCCGCACGGCCCGTGCGGATCATCTCGATGGCGTACCCGATGGCCTCCGCGCCCGACGCGCACGCCGACACCGGGGTGTGCACCCCGGCCCGCGCGCCCAGCTCGATCCCCACGTTCGCCGCCGGGGAGTTCGGCATCAGCATCGGCACCGTGTGCGGCGACACCCGGCGGACACCCTTCTCCTTCAGCACGTCGTACTGGTCGAGAAGCGTCGTCACCCCGCCGATACCCGACGCGATCACCGCGCCCAGCCGGTCGGGATCGACGGACACGTCCTCACCGGCCTTCGCGGTGAAGCCCGCGTCCCGCCACGCCTCCTGGGCCGCGACCAGCGCGAACTGCGCCGAACGGTCCAGCTTGCGGGCCTGCGGGCGAGGCAGCACCTCGCCCGGTTCCACGGCGACCCGGGCGGCGATACGGACCGGCAGGTCCGCCGCCCACTCCTCCTGGAGGAGACGGACACCGGAACGCCCGGCCACCAGACCCTCCCAGGTCGAGGCCACGTCGCCACCCAGCGGTGTGGTTGCGCCGATACCGGTGACGACCACGGTGCGATTGGTCGAGTTCACAGGAATTCTTTCTCCACGGTTACGAGGGATTCAGCGGCGCCACCGCCGGGTGGCGGCAGGCTTGCCAGGCCTGCGATCAGGCCTGGTTCTTCAGGATGTACGCGGTCGCGTCACCGACCGTCTTGAGGTTCTTGACGTCCTCGTCCGGGATCTTCACCTCGAAACGCTCCTCGGCCGCGACGACGACCTCGACCATCGACAGCGAGTCGACGTCCAGGTCATCGGTGAAGGACTTGTCCAACTGGACGTCCTCGGCGGGGATGCCGGCGATCTCGTTCACGATCTCTGCGAGACCCGCGACGATCTCTTCCTGAGTGGCGGCCATTTCGGCGCTCCTTCTTGTCCTGTCCAGAGGGTGTGCTCAGCAGTTTCCGTACGGACCGTAGATCCGCACGACTGCCTAGGGGAGGGTAACGACCGTGGCGGCGTACACGAGACCCGCCCCGAATCCGATCACGAGCGCGGTGTCGCCGCTCTTCGCCTCACCGGTCGCCAGAAGCCGCTCCATTGCGAGCGGGATCGAGGCGGCCGACGTGTTGCCGGTGGTTTCCACATCACGGGCGACCGTCACATGCTCCGGCAGCTTCAGTGTCTTCACCATCGAATCGATGATCCGCATATTGGCCTGGTGCGGAATGAAGACGTCCAGGTCGTCCGCGCTGATCCCGGCCGCGTCCAGCGCCTGCTGGGCGACCTTCGCCATCTCGAACACGGCCCAGCGGAACACCGCTTGGCCCTCCTGCGTGATCGCGGGAAACTTCTCGACCGTGCCGTCCCGGTAGTCCGTCCACGGCACCGTCTGCTTGATGGTCTCCGACTTGTCGCCCTCGGAGCCCCACACGGTCGGCCCGATCGCCGGCTCCGCCGACGGACCCACGACCACCGCGCCCGCGCCGTCCCCGAACAGGAACGCCGTCGCACGGTCCGTGAGGTCCGTCAGA includes:
- a CDS encoding ketoacyl-ACP synthase III, producing MAKIKTGRGAQYARILGVGGYRPTRVVPNEVILETIDSSDEWIRSRSGIATRHWANDQETVTEMSLEASGKAIADAGITPEQIGAVVVSTVSHFKQTPAVATEIADRIGTRKAAAFDISAGCAGFGYGLTLARGMVVDGSAEYVLVIGVERLSDLTDLTDRATAFLFGDGAGAVVVGPSAEPAIGPTVWGSEGDKSETIKQTVPWTDYRDGTVEKFPAITQEGQAVFRWAVFEMAKVAQQALDAAGISADDLDVFIPHQANMRIIDSMVKTLKLPEHVTVARDVETTGNTSAASIPLAMERLLATGEAKSGDTALVIGFGAGLVYAATVVTLP
- a CDS encoding acyl carrier protein, yielding MAATQEEIVAGLAEIVNEIAGIPAEDVQLDKSFTDDLDVDSLSMVEVVVAAEERFEVKIPDEDVKNLKTVGDATAYILKNQA
- the fabF gene encoding beta-ketoacyl-ACP synthase II, coding for MNSTNRTVVVTGIGATTPLGGDVASTWEGLVAGRSGVRLLQEEWAADLPVRIAARVAVEPGEVLPRPQARKLDRSAQFALVAAQEAWRDAGFTAKAGEDVSVDPDRLGAVIASGIGGVTTLLDQYDVLKEKGVRRVSPHTVPMLMPNSPAANVGIELGARAGVHTPVSACASGAEAIGYAIEMIRTGRADVVVAGGTEASIHPLPIVAFGNMMAMSKSNDNPEGASRPYDADRNGFVMGEGAGVVVLESEEHAKARGARIYAEAVGQGISSDAHHITQPEPSGSGIARALHHLMDASDLKPAEIVHVNAHATSTPQGDVAEVKALRKVFGDDVDHMAISATKSMTGHLLGGAGGVETVASVLALYHRTAPPTINIDNLDPEVEADVVRGEARALPPGRIAALNDSFGFGGHNVVLAFRSV
- a CDS encoding DUF3145 domain-containing protein, whose translation is MTTRGVLYVHSAPRALCPHVEWAVAGVLGARVNLDWIRQPAAPGTWRSEFSWRGEVGTASKLASALRGWDLLRFEVTSEPCASAEGERYSSTPDLGIFHAVTGIHGDILIPEDRLRAALARSQRDETDLEAEIAKLLGKPWDDELEPFRYAGEGAPVRWLHQVV
- a CDS encoding SGNH/GDSL hydrolase family protein, coding for MRRRRHRPGPAGRGSRKAVVTAAAVLAGVVGLSGCDAVGGDEPAPFSASDKAKPKRLWDRSPRSMAAIGDSITRAFDACSVLSDCPEASWATGSDATVRSLAVRLLGRTGAERRSWNYARTGARMVDLPEQMRQAAAHKPGLVTVLAGANDACRSSVAAMTPVEDFRADFEQAMRTLRRTSPTSQVYVASVPDLKRLWEAGRGNALGKEVWKLGICPSMLKDSDALDSKSQARRDRVREQVVRYNTALKEVCAKDLRCRYDGGAVFGYRFDDTQLSTWDWFHPSKDGQSRLAEIAYRKVTSRTPPAS
- a CDS encoding glycoside hydrolase family 3 protein, which encodes MTDRTSRTPADRAREAAADAALARLDLDTKARLLAGQDMWSLPAVPGIGLRSLVMSDGPVGVRGVRWSADDPSIALPSPTALAAAWDPDLAHRAGVLLAQEARRKGVHVLLAPTVNLHRSPLGGRHFEAYSEDPLLTGAVAAGYVRGVQSGGVGTTVKHFVANDAETDRFTVDNRVSARALRELYLAPFETVVANAHPWGIMTAYNSVNGTTMTEHRYLVNEVLRGEWGFDGYNVSDWLAARDTKAALEGGLDVAMPGPRTVYGDTLAAAVRAGDIDVAHVDRAVRRVLLLAARTGALDGAEPVVTEPPATVDGRALAREIARRGFVLVRNEPVPGTPTGTSGTAPGTGTAAPAPVLPIAAGGRIALIGAAARDARVLGGGSATVFPDRIVSPLDGLTAALPEGNLSYSVGADPNDELDPAAAGFALQAICRAADGTVLATAGLPGGHVQWLGDDLPDGVTHDALHSVEITGTFTPRESGEHTFGTRGHGALTLTVDGRELHSGDDSTGAGDDPFAAFFGEARERGHVTLTEGVDVPVSLRFTPKANTSAPLAGVVFSLLHLGPRRDPADLVAEAVRAARAADTAVVVVATTERVESEGFDRTGLALPGHQDELVRAVAAANPRTVVVVNSGAPVELPWQSDVPAVLLTWFPGQEGGAALADVLLGAEEPGGRLPTTWGTLADTPVTRVVPEDGVLDYTEDVFIGYTAWERAGAWPVHPFGHGLGYTDWTYESLTVEGEAPDALTVRVRVRNTGLRAGREVVQVYLAPADPARHGRPARRLAGFAGVEAAPGGTAEAVITVARRAFEVWDEQTVGWYLADGPYTVEAGRSVADLRLRADLKV